A region of the Rickettsiales bacterium Ac37b genome:
TATAGTAAAATCAACGTGTCCAGGCGTATCAATAATATTAATACGATGATTATTCCAAAAACAGGTTGTAGCCGCAGAAGTAATAGTAATACCCCTTTCTTGCTCTTGAGGCATCCAATCCATAGTAGCAGTACCTTCATGTACTTCACCTATTTTGTAAGATCTACCCGTATAATACAAAATACGCTCAGTAGTAGTAGTTTTACCAGCATCTATATGAGCGCAAATACCTATATTACGAACATCTGCTAGAGGAGTAGTACGAGTTACCATAAATTTATTCCCTTAATCTTACCATCTATAATGTGAAAATGCCTTATTAGCTTCAGCCATTTTATGCGTATCCTCACGCTTTTTGATAGCAGAACCGCGCTGGTTGTACGCATCAAAAAACTCTCCAGCCAGCTTTTCTTCCATAGTTTTTTCAGGACGCTTACCCGCAGCTGCAATAATCCAACGAATAGCTAACGCAATAGCCCTTATATCTCGTACCTCAACTGGAACCTGATAAGTTGCACCTCCAACTCTACGAGATCTAACTTCAATAACAGGCCTAACTGCCTTAATTACTTCATGAAAAAATTCTAACGCATTTTGCTTTGATTTTTTCTCAACTATCTCAAGAGCTTTATAAACGATATGCTCAGCTGCAGATTTTTTTCCACATCTCATAATACAATTTATAAATCTTGCTAATATCAAATCTCCAAATTTTGCATCAGGCAAAATAGTGCGCCTAACTGCTGCACGACGTCTAGACATTTATTACTCTCATCATTTGTTAAACATTATTATTTTGGACGTTTAGTACCATACTTGGAACGACTACGCTTCCTATCTTTTACTCCTTGAGTATCCAATGCACCTCTAATTGTATGATATCTTACACCCGGCAAATCTTTTACACGACCACCTCTAAGTAAAATTACAGAGTGTTCTTGTAAATTATGACCTTCTCCAGGAATGTATGTTATTACCTCAAAACCATTTGTTAATCTAACACGTGCCACTTTACGTAAAGCTGAGTTAGGTTTCTTTGGCGTTGTTGTATATACACGAATACACACACCTCTCTTTTGTGGGCACCCTTCTAAAGCAGGAACCTTATTCCTCTTTATCTGTTTTTCTCTTGGCTTACGTACCAATTGGTTTATAGTGGTCATTAATTCACTCCTAACACTAAAAAAATCTGATTTAGATACCAATACGTTCTCTTATAAAAATGCAAGAATGGCGCAGTTTAATAACTACCAATGAAATCGTCAAGATAAATTTTTCTTTTTTTTAATATATTTTAATTTATCTTATTTTTGACATACAATTTTCTTTATAAAATTTTTCTCACAAACTCTTCTAAACACCTAGAATATCTTGCTAAATCTAAGAAAGTTATTCTATTTCTAATAAATGCACTATATAAAATTGCATCAGTGTAATCATTATACTTCCAACCTATTGTTTTATAATTATCTGCCATTTTAGCATTAGATAATATTTTTTTTAATCTTATACTACATATATAATTTTTCCTTATTGTGTCTTTTATATCATACCATTTCATTTTTATGTTACTCTGAACTTTCTCCGCTTGTACACTTGATAAAAATTTATCGTTTATTTCAGCAAAGTATTTTTTACCTAATTTTTTGCCAAAACGCTTTTTTATATCTGTTTCATGTATATTATCAGGATAAATAGTAATTTTATCTTTATTCAATAAATATTCTTGCAACTCTGCCATAAAAATTGTAGTCACGGCTATTTGTTCACCATGATAGTTATGTGGATATTTTAATTCAAGTAAATGAGCAATTAAATGCTCGCCCTGACTAGCAGGATAACTACCTTTAGCCATATACATACCAATACCAGATAAAATAAGTATTAACATTAATATTTGTATCAATTCAACCGAACCATTAATCACTTCCTCAATATTATCCCATAATATTAATTCTAATCCTTGAATCCACTCAAAAGGTATTTTACTGTATGTTGTATTAAATAACAAATGAGACATGAGCCAATCCGCCTGACAAGTTGATCTACATAAAGAATCGCCTATTCCACTTTGTATTAAGCGTAAAGGTGCTTTAGATAAAATATCTAAATCACACATTATCACTGTAGGTAAGGTTGCTATTAAACTTTGCTTATAACCATCAACAATAATAGAAACATTTGCGCTACAATAACCATTCATTGATGGAGCAGTGGCAAATAAAATATATGGCTTTTTTTCCAAATAGCAAATATACTTACATAAATCATTGATTGTTCCACTACCAACCCCAATAAGGCTATGCATTCCTTGAATTCTCTTTTGTAATTTATGCACTACATCCATAGTAGGTTTAACATTAGCAGGCAGTATAACAGAAGTGATTTTTTTTATACTTAACGCTTTACAGATCCTATATGCAGCTACATTATAAGTATTTTCATCACTCACTACTACAATTTTTTCTCCTAAATAAGGAAGTTCTAAAAGTATATCTCCTATTTCATTCAAAAGATTTTGCTTAATATAAATTTTATATAGAGACAATTCATCATTACGAGAGCCTTTGAATCCAGAAAGAAATCCATCAATTACGTTAAAAGCTTTTTGAACACATTCATGCATAATACTAAATTATCATACCATCATACGCAGGTTCAATGAAATTAGGTAGCTTTTTCTTTAATGCTATATAATCAATTTCATGCCCCATATGAGTTAAAATTACTTTTTGAGGATTAATTTTTTCAACCCATGATAATACCAAATCCAGATGTGCATGTGACTTTGAAGGCTTATAACCTAAACAGTCTACAACCCATATCTTTATGCCTTTTAAAAGCCCAATAACATCATCTGATAAAAAATTTACATCTGTAGAATATGCCATATTTCCAAACTTAAATCCTAAACTGGAAATATTACCATGTGCCTGCTTAAATGGGGTAATTTTTAGTCCATTAACTAAAAAATCTTTTCCATTTGTTATTTCATTCACAATTAATGAAGGTTTATACCAATTTAATGTCTCATATTCATTAAAAAAAGCATAAGAAAATTTTGATTGCAAAGAACATAAAGTTTCTTTGTCGGCATAAATAGGCAAGGGGCCTTTAGATATATAATTAAAAGATCTCAAATCATCTATACCGCTAACATGATCTGCATGATAATGGGTATACAATATCGCACTAATGCTATTTATGTTATTGGCAAGAGCTTGATAACGCAAATCCGGCGAGGTATCTATAAGGATATTTCCATTATCACTAACTATTAAAATAGAAGAACGTGTCCTCTTATTGCGCTTTTCTTCTGAAATACAAATGTTACATTTGCAACCTATAACAGGTACGCCAGCTGAAGACCCGCAGCCTAAAATTACTATTTTTAACATAATTGTATTTTTCCAAAATAATAATACTAACATACTTACTTATATAATATTAAATAAATATTTATTTACTCCAATTAAATATATACCTCATGAAATATTAATATGTTTATAAATACATTGCAAAATTAAACTCAGTATGTAATATTATTTTTAAATTTAATAGTAGGAGAATTCATGGGTATTAAAGAAGTTTTATATAATTGGGGATCATTAAATTTTGATATTTTTTATTTTTTTAATAGTTTATTTACTGAGAATCCTGTATATAGCACAATTATGGTTATTACCAGTATATTTTTTAATTTTATAAATTTCCTTAGTTTACTATTAATTATCCTAGTTATTTATTTGTATTATAACAAATCTACGCTAACAAAAAATAATATAATTTATTATCTATCAAATCAATATATTTATAGCATATTACTTACTATCATTGCTTCTATAATAGCAGCCTCCATAGGTTATGTTATAAAACACAAATATGCTTTGGAATTTCCAAGGCCTTTATGTTTTTTAAAGAACGTTAACATTATTGCTTATTTTAATCAAACTCCTGCAGATATTATACAAAATCGTTGTCATAAATTGGATGGAAGTTTTCCTAGCATGCATTCCACCTTTGCAATGATACTAGCTACTTCCATATGGCCTCTATTAAATTATTATACAAAATATCTAGCAGCCCTATTAGTTATTACTGTTGGTATATCACGTATGTCTTTAGGCGTACATTTCCCTGTTGATTTGATTGGAGGCTATATATTTGGTTACCTTATAACTAAGGCATGTAGATATGTTTTTTCTTATCTATGTGGATATATAAATAATAAAATTATTAATATTAATTAAGACACATGGTTTATATTAGATAAATTATACATATAGTTATAGAAGTTATTAATAATATCTTCAAAGATTAACATCTTTATATTTTAGTGGCTTTTTAACAAATCAAATGTTATAATCAATTCTTAATAGTATAAAAATTCTTTAACCAATATGAAAATATTTATATGTCTAAAGATTCAAACAACAATTCCACATCACAAGGTATTACAGCAACATCTATCGAAGAGACAGATTTAGAAGAAGAAAAGCGTCGTAAAACTCAACCTGATGTTATACATATAGGTAGCACTAAAAAGCTTGATACAGTTCATATAGGTGGAAAAAATTCCAACGATATAGCAGATATTACTTCAGCTCCCCCCACAAGCTCCAATGAAAAGAATAAACAACAGGAAACTAATGGTGGTGGTGCAATATTGGGAGCCGCAACAGGTGTAGGACTTGGTATTGCTGCAGGTCTTGCTATGGGACCCTTAGCTCCTATAGCAGTCCCAGCTTTAGCAATTGCTGGCTATTTTGCTGGTATGTATGCTGGCAATACTATAGAAGCTGGTATGCGTGGGTTATCCGAAGGTACTTTTACAGACCGCATTAAAGATTTTGTTCACAAACGTTTGGAGAGTCTAGATAGAACAATAGGAGGCACTCTTGGTTTAGTCATAGGCGGGGGTTTATCTTTAATGCTCGGACCTATAGCTCCTATGGCAGCACCATTTCTTGCTTTTTATGGAAATAGAATAGGAGCTGAAATAGGAGAAATGGCAATTCCTCCTATAATTGAAGGATGGCAAAAATTTAAGAAGTTATTTCAACAAGATATAAAGTCTGTTCCAGAAGATAATAATACTCCTCAACAACAGAACAATAAGAAACAATATAGTAATGATATAAGTGCTATATCATTAAAAGATCGTGAACAAGCAGAAAATATTATTAAAAATACAGAATTAAGTGATAATATTTCAAAAACTTCTCTACCTAATGCCCGAAAACAAGAAAGTAAAAAAGAAAGATAAAATATATGCTTTGATGCGGATTTCTAAGCACTTTACTATGGGACTGTTAACAAAATATTTTTAGATAAGATTTTGGAGGTAATTTTAGAGTATATAAGTGAATTTTTGCAGCTAATATTGGTAATATTAGCAAAAAAATTACCGAAATATAGAATAAAATTAGATCAAAAGATTGCTAATAAAGACTTTGTTAACAGTCCCATAGGTGCTAAGAACCCTCAATATTGAAAAATTATAAAGGCAAAGTTATAATAGTTTTTAATCCATGAAGCGATTCAGAGTCTGTAAGCTCTATCTGTCCACCATGACCATTCACAGCTTCACGTACTATAGATAAACCTAGCCCTACCCCATTTATATTTAAATTACGAGAATGATCTAAACGATAAAATGGTTTAAACACCATATCACGCTTATCAGCTGGAATCCCAGGACCATCATCTTCAATGGTAATAATAAGTTCTTCTTTTAAAGTCATTAATGAGATTTTCACCTGATTTTTTGCATATAATACAGAATTTTCTATAACATTTATTATAGCTCTTTTAAAAATATTAACTTTTAAATTAATCATAATATTAGCTTCTATATTTGATATAACGCTAATTTTCTGGACATTATAAAAATTAACAATTTGTATTAATAAATCTGATATACAGACATACTGTACTTTTTCTGTCCCCTCACCTTGAACAAAATCTATATAATGCTGAATCATATACTCCATATCATTAATATCGTGCTCTAACTCCCTAATTTCCTGACTAGGTTCAAGCATAGCAAGCTGCAACTTCATACGAGTTAAAGGTGTACGTAGATCATGCGATACACCCGCAAGCATTTCTGTACGTTGATTAATTTGCCGTATAATCCTCTCTTGCATTTGTAAAAAAGCTCCCCCAGCTCTTCTTACTTCCAATGCACCGGTTGGCTTAAAATAACTTGATTTAAACCCTTTACCAAAATCGTCTGCAACTTTAGATAATTTAGTAATAGAGCGTACTTGGTTACGACAAAAAATAGTAGCAATAACAGTTAAAATAAAAGCTGTGCCTGTCATCCACAAGATAAAGATATATGTTGTTGGTGTAGAAAATCTTTTATTCGGTATATTAACAATTATATAACCTCTGCTTAATTGTATGGTAACTTTTATGTCTCCTGTGATATTAGCATATTCTATGTTAGTTTTCTTCTTCAGCCTATTAGTAATTACTGTATATAATAAAGATAATTTTTCTTCACCTTTATAACCACTCCTAATATTCATTTTACCTAAACGATATTGTATATCTAAACGCATGTTATCATGTGCTAGTGTAATAATCTTCTCTCTATCAAGGAATTCACTATTTTCCATAAAATGCGCTACCATAACTACATCTCCTGCAATAGAGTTTAATATTTTTTCACTTACATCACTCCAATGTCTTTCATAAAATATATAAGCAGCAACAATTTGCGTTAAAGCTGTAGGTATCACCAAAATCATTAATAATCTTGCTAGTAATGTATCTGGTATTAGGCGATCACGTAAAAATTTTATAGTTTTATACATGCATTCTGCTCTATAAATAGATCCTCTTTAAATTTTTTGTTAGATAAACAGTTGCAATCATGATTAGTAAAGCTCCAACAAAAGCAGTAATACTAATCCTTTCACCAAATATTATATAAGTAATACTTAATGTAAATAACATACGAGAAAAATCAAAAGGCACTACTATAGATAAAGCACTATATTTATAGGCTTTAAATACAGCATAAAAATTTATAAATTGCAGTAATCCTACTAATAAACAATATACCATATCCTTCACTGTAGGAATTTGCCATTGAAAAATGACAATGGGTAATAGCAGTAAAGAAATAGTTAAATAAACATAAAAAATCTGCATTAAAGTTGTATCCTGGTGAGTTTGTGCCTTAATTAATACATCCCCTAATACCCAAATTATCACTGTTAGAATAGCCATACTATAGGAATAAACTTCTCCTGAAAATACAGGCCTTATAATAATTAATACACCTATAAAACCTATCAAAACAGCCATTACCCTTTTCATGGTAATATACTCTTTAAAAATTACTACCCCTGCCATAACATTCAGTAGTGGAGTCATGTAACTAATAGCAGTTAATTCATTCACCGGTAATAGCTTAAGCACGTAAAACCATAACATCATACTAGAAGCTGTAGAAAGAGCGCGTATTGTGTAAGACGTGATAAAATGGGTATAAAAAGATTCTTTCTTTAGGAGCATTAAACCAGCTGTAATAACTGTAATAGTGATACACATAAGAAAATATGATTGTACAAGATTAATAGTAAGCTCGGCTTTGTTCATAATAATAGATATCACACTTAAGGTAAATGAAGCAAGAAGCATCCATTTGATTCCCCGTAACTGTGTTTCCATAAAAACCTCTAATTTTTATTCTTCATAGATAGTAGCTAACAAACTATTAGAAGAAAGATTGGTTAAAAGCACCTTTGCTATTTTACCAAAATAACTATTATCATTCATATATACAGGCTGCATATAAGGAGTTTTACCTATAATTTGATTTGCATGCCTACCCTCACGATCAAATAATACTTCTGTTATTGTGCCTATAGAACTACGATTAAATTCTTCTTGCTGCTTATTAGTAAGTGCCTGCAATTTAGCTAATCTTTCTGATTTTATTTCTTCTGGTACTTGATTGCTTAACTGTGCAGCTGGCGTACCTGGGCGTGGACTATATTTAAACGAGTAACAGCTAGCGTAATTTACTTCTTCAATTAATTCAAGAGTTTGCTGAAAATCCTCGTCAGTTTCCCCTGGATATCCCACTATAAAATCTGATGATATACGAATGTCTTTCCGATATAATCTCAATCTCCTAATAATATTAAGATAATATTCAACACTGTGTTTCCTATTCATAGCAGAAAGCATTCTGTCTGAGCCAGATTGAATAGGTAAATGAAGGAATGGCATTAATTTTTCTTCATTTGCATGAGCATCAAATAAGCTATCATGCATACTACGGGGATGAGAAGTTGTATAACGTATTCGTTTTAAACCATCTATTTTAGCTAAAATTTTAATTAACTGGCCTAAGTCACTTTCTTCATTATTTATGCCTACACCATTATAGGCATTTACATTTTGTCCTAATAAAGTAATTTCTAGCGCTCCTTGCTCTACTAATTTTACAGCTTCTCTAAAAATAGCAGATACGGGACGCGAAAATTCTGCTCCTCTGGTGTAAGGCACCACACAAAATTTGCAGAATTCATTACAACCTTCTTGTATGGTAAGAAACGCAGATATTCCTTGTGAACCAGACTCTTCAGACAGAGTATCAAACTTGGAAATTTCAGGAAAGTCTAAATTTAACAACCATTTTTTCTGATGAGCAACACCTCTAAGTAATTGAGGTAAGGTATGATAAGATTGTGGCCCTACGACTATATCAACATATGGTGCCCTTGAAAAAATCTCTTCACCTTCAGCCTGACCTACACATCCTGCTACACAAATTACTAAATGTTCATCTAATTTTTGCTTAGCATTTTTTACTGCTCTGATTCGTCCTAATTCAGAGTAAAGCTTTTCTGATGCTTTCTCTCGGATATGACAAGTATTTAAAATTACCATATCTGCATCTTCCATAGATTCTACTGTCAAAAAACCTAAAGGTTTCAGCAAATCTACCATTTTTGCCGAATCATAAACATTCATTTGACATCCATAAGTTTTTATATAGAGTTTTTTATTTTCAATCATGAATGTTTCCATTATTTATTTATTTCTTTATAAGTCTTGACAAATTATATTATTGATAAGCATGATTTATAATTTACGAAGATTTGTTTTAAGCAAATACCTACCTTATATTTATTCTTTCAAAGGTATACCATATAATTCTAATCTGTCATCGATTAATTCATATCCTAATTGATGCGCAATCTTTTGCTTAAGTTTTTCAATTTCTTCACTCTTAAATTCTATTACTTTACCAGTTTTTAGATCTATTAAGTGATAATGCTTTTCCTCTCTAGCGCCTTCATAACGTGCACGATTATCTTTAAAGTCATGTTTTTCAATAATTCCCATTTCTTCAAATAATCTCACCGTACGATACACCGTAGGTATACTAATATTAGGATCAATTTTTACAGCACGATTATATAGTTCTTCTACATCTGGATGATCATCGGACTGTGAAATGACAGTTGCTACTACTCTGCGTTGCTCCGTCATTTTAATCCCTTTTGTAATACATAGCTCTTCTATTTTAGACACCCAAAACCTACTATTTAAACCTATTATCCAATTTTAATTATATACTAATACATAATAACATAATAATAAACACATAAAACATATGATAGTTATAGCATACCTATAGCGCTTTTATACAATTCTAATAATTCCTCTTGTTCTTCACGATCTGCCTTAGCCATTTTACGTAGTTTGATTATTTGACGTATGATTTTACTATCAAATCCTGAAGCCTTTGCTTCTGCGTACACATTTCTAATATCTTCCATAATATTAGTTTTATCTTCTTCAATTCTTTCAATTTTTTCTACAATTTGTTTCAAATGATTCGAAGAAATTGATTCCACATTATTCTCCATATTTACCCTCACGTAATATTTATAGTAAATTAACCTAAAATTGGCTTAGATTCTCTATAACAGTCAAGCAAAAACATACTTACTAATTACAAATAATATATAAAGCTAGAGTATTTTATTTAAACTATAGAAATTTAGATGTATATTTTTACCTAACAAATTTTTTATAAGAAATATATAAAACAAATTTTATTAATTTGCTAGTACAAGCTTGAAAATAATTTATAAAAAGTCATCTAACAGTGTTCTTAACTTATTAGAAACATG
Encoded here:
- a CDS encoding undecaprenyl pyrophosphate phosphatase, with protein sequence MGIKEVLYNWGSLNFDIFYFFNSLFTENPVYSTIMVITSIFFNFINFLSLLLIILVIYLYYNKSTLTKNNIIYYLSNQYIYSILLTIIASIIAASIGYVIKHKYALEFPRPLCFLKNVNIIAYFNQTPADIIQNRCHKLDGSFPSMHSTFAMILATSIWPLLNYYTKYLAALLVITVGISRMSLGVHFPVDLIGGYIFGYLITKACRYVFSYLCGYINNKIININ
- the fur gene encoding Ferric uptake regulation protein; the encoded protein is MSKIEELCITKGIKMTEQRRVVATVISQSDDHPDVEELYNRAVKIDPNISIPTVYRTVRLFEEMGIIEKHDFKDNRARYEGAREEKHYHLIDLKTGKVIEFKSEEIEKLKQKIAHQLGYELIDDRLELYGIPLKE
- the rpsG gene encoding Ribosomal protein S7, translating into MSRRRAAVRRTILPDAKFGDLILARFINCIMRCGKKSAAEHIVYKALEIVEKKSKQNALEFFHEVIKAVRPVIEVRSRRVGGATYQVPVEVRDIRAIALAIRWIIAAAGKRPEKTMEEKLAGEFFDAYNQRGSAIKKREDTHKMAEANKAFSHYRW
- the rpsL gene encoding 30S ribosomal protein S12; this encodes MTTINQLVRKPREKQIKRNKVPALEGCPQKRGVCIRVYTTTPKKPNSALRKVARVRLTNGFEVITYIPGEGHNLQEHSVILLRGGRVKDLPGVRYHTIRGALDTQGVKDRKRSRSKYGTKRPK
- the phnP gene encoding Metallo-beta-lactamase family protein, whose product is MLVLLFWKNTIMLKIVILGCGSSAGVPVIGCKCNICISEEKRNKRTRSSILIVSDNGNILIDTSPDLRYQALANNINSISAILYTHYHADHVSGIDDLRSFNYISKGPLPIYADKETLCSLQSKFSYAFFNEYETLNWYKPSLIVNEITNGKDFLVNGLKITPFKQAHGNISSLGFKFGNMAYSTDVNFLSDDVIGLLKGIKIWVVDCLGYKPSKSHAHLDLVLSWVEKINPQKVILTHMGHEIDYIALKKKLPNFIEPAYDGMII
- the miaB_2 gene encoding (Dimethylallyl)adenosine tRNA methylthiotransferase MiaB, with protein sequence MIENKKLYIKTYGCQMNVYDSAKMVDLLKPLGFLTVESMEDADMVILNTCHIREKASEKLYSELGRIRAVKNAKQKLDEHLVICVAGCVGQAEGEEIFSRAPYVDIVVGPQSYHTLPQLLRGVAHQKKWLLNLDFPEISKFDTLSEESGSQGISAFLTIQEGCNEFCKFCVVPYTRGAEFSRPVSAIFREAVKLVEQGALEITLLGQNVNAYNGVGINNEESDLGQLIKILAKIDGLKRIRYTTSHPRSMHDSLFDAHANEEKLMPFLHLPIQSGSDRMLSAMNRKHSVEYYLNIIRRLRLYRKDIRISSDFIVGYPGETDEDFQQTLELIEEVNYASCYSFKYSPRPGTPAAQLSNQVPEEIKSERLAKLQALTNKQQEEFNRSSIGTITEVLFDREGRHANQIIGKTPYMQPVYMNDNSYFGKIAKVLLTNLSSNSLLATIYEE
- a CDS encoding EamA-like transporter family protein; translation: METQLRGIKWMLLASFTLSVISIIMNKAELTINLVQSYFLMCITITVITAGLMLLKKESFYTHFITSYTIRALSTASSMMLWFYVLKLLPVNELTAISYMTPLLNVMAGVVIFKEYITMKRVMAVLIGFIGVLIIIRPVFSGEVYSYSMAILTVIIWVLGDVLIKAQTHQDTTLMQIFYVYLTISLLLLPIVIFQWQIPTVKDMVYCLLVGLLQFINFYAVFKAYKYSALSIVVPFDFSRMLFTLSITYIIFGERISITAFVGALLIMIATVYLTKNLKRIYL
- the envZ gene encoding Osmolarity sensor protein EnvZ, with amino-acid sequence MYKTIKFLRDRLIPDTLLARLLMILVIPTALTQIVAAYIFYERHWSDVSEKILNSIAGDVVMVAHFMENSEFLDREKIITLAHDNMRLDIQYRLGKMNIRSGYKGEEKLSLLYTVITNRLKKKTNIEYANITGDIKVTIQLSRGYIIVNIPNKRFSTPTTYIFILWMTGTAFILTVIATIFCRNQVRSITKLSKVADDFGKGFKSSYFKPTGALEVRRAGGAFLQMQERIIRQINQRTEMLAGVSHDLRTPLTRMKLQLAMLEPSQEIRELEHDINDMEYMIQHYIDFVQGEGTEKVQYVCISDLLIQIVNFYNVQKISVISNIEANIMINLKVNIFKRAIINVIENSVLYAKNQVKISLMTLKEELIITIEDDGPGIPADKRDMVFKPFYRLDHSRNLNINGVGLGLSIVREAVNGHGGQIELTDSESLHGLKTIITLPL
- the egsA gene encoding Glycerol-1-phosphate dehydrogenase [NAD(P)+], giving the protein MHECVQKAFNVIDGFLSGFKGSRNDELSLYKIYIKQNLLNEIGDILLELPYLGEKIVVVSDENTYNVAAYRICKALSIKKITSVILPANVKPTMDVVHKLQKRIQGMHSLIGVGSGTINDLCKYICYLEKKPYILFATAPSMNGYCSANVSIIVDGYKQSLIATLPTVIMCDLDILSKAPLRLIQSGIGDSLCRSTCQADWLMSHLLFNTTYSKIPFEWIQGLELILWDNIEEVINGSVELIQILMLILILSGIGMYMAKGSYPASQGEHLIAHLLELKYPHNYHGEQIAVTTIFMAELQEYLLNKDKITIYPDNIHETDIKKRFGKKLGKKYFAEINDKFLSSVQAEKVQSNIKMKWYDIKDTIRKNYICSIRLKKILSNAKMADNYKTIGWKYNDYTDAILYSAFIRNRITFLDLARYSRCLEEFVRKIL